GCACGGCCAAGGCCAATGCGCGCATCGGTGAACTGGCGGAGGTGATGCCAGGGGTTGTCCGTCACGCCGTGGTCGAGGGCTTTATCGGTCATTGATCGGCTCCTGCGGCGGGCAGGTTGGCAAGCGATCGGGCAAAGGAGTCCGGCAAGACAGCACTGGGAGAGTGCTTGGCGACGTCATCGAAGATCGCCATCTCGCTAAGCCAGCGCTCGAATTCCGGGGCCGGCGACAGATCCAGCGCCCGACGTGCATAGAGGGCATCGTGGAAGGATGTGGTCTGGTAGTTGAGCATGATGTCATCAGAGCCCGGGATGCCCATGATGAAGGTGCAGCCCGCCACTCCGAGCAGCGTGAGCAGGTTGTCCATGTCGTTCTGGTCTGCATCGGCGTGGTTGGTGTAGCAGATGTCACAGCCCATCGGCACGCCGAGCAACTTGCCGCAGAAATGATCCTCGAGTCCGGCGCGAATGATCTGCTTGCCATCGAACAGGTACTCCGGGCCGATGAAGCCGACCACGGTGTTGACCAGCAGCGGTTCGAAGTGGCGCGCTACCGCGTAGGCGCGCACCTCGCAGGTCTGCTGATCGAGCCCATGGTGGGCATTGGCCGACAACGCACTGCCCTGGCCGGTCTCGAAATACATGACGTTGTCACCTACGGTGCCGCGCTTGAGGCTTCTTGCCGCATCACGGGCCTCGGCGAGTACCCCGAGGTTAAACCCGAAGCTTTCGTTGGTGGCCTGGGTGCCGCCGATCGACTGGAACACCAGGTCCACCGGCGCCCCCTGCTCGATCGCCTCCAGGGTGTTGGTGACGTGGGTCAGCACACAGGACTGGGTCGGAATCTGGTACTTACGAATCACCTCATCCATCAGCTTCATCAGCTTGATGCTCTGGGCGACGTTATCGGTCGCCGGGTTGATGCCGATCACCGCATCACCGTTGCCGTAGAGCAGGCCATCGAGGATGCTGGCGGCAATGCCGGTCACATCATCGGTCGGATGGTTGGGCTGCAGGCGGGTCGACAATCTTCCGGGCAGGCCGATGGTATTGCGAAAGGCGGTGGTCACCCTGCACTTCTTGGCGACCAGAATCAGGTCCTGATTGCGCATCAGCTTGCTGACCGCCGCGGCCATCTCCGGCGTGATGCCGGCCTGAACGCGTGTCAGCATCTCGGGGGTGGCAAGATCGCTCAACAGCCAGTTGCGAAAGTCGCCAACGGTGAGATGGCTGATGGGAGCGAAGGCCTCTTTATCGTGAGTGTCGATGATCAGCCGCGTGATCTCATCTTCCTCATAGGGGATAAGGTGGTCTTCGAGGAAGGTGCGCAGCGGCAACTCCGCCAGCGCCATCTGCGCCACCACACGCTCTTCAGCGGAGTCAGCGATGACGCCTGCCAGGCGGTCACCGGAACGCGCCGGCGTGGCCTTAGCCATCACTTCGGCCAGGTTCTTGAAGCGATGGCATTGACTACCCAGCGTGTAATGATAGGCCTTGGCCATGATCGTCTCCCAGGGTGAACCCGTCCGCCGGCGACCGGAACAACCAGATCGCGGCCCCCGGCGGAATGAAACTTGCTTGTATAAAGAGTATCGACGACGCTTCAGCGAGCGTTATCGCTTTCCGGCAAAACGAAATATATCAATAGCAACAAGCAGTTATCTTATGGGAAGGGACAACATGCCCCATGAGGGGGAGTGAGATACCGTGTCGCTAGATCGCCAACCATCACAGAATGCACCATGGAGGTGCACTTGGGAGGCATGGGATGCCAACGAACACGCCCACAACCTCACCGACTGGTCGCAGGAGTATGATCAATTTAGCAGGGGCGCCTTCTACGGGCGTATCGACGAAGTCCGACTGAGCGAGATGCAGGTCTTCAAGGAGTACACCAGCAATGCTCTTGGCCAGCAGTGCAAGGTGTGGCCGGAATCGCTGTGGATCGGCATTCCCGTCGATGGCCAGAGCTGCCGCATCAACGGGCATCGGGTAGGGGCGCAGGAGGTGATGTGTCAGCCGGGCGGCCATGACTTCGAGCTGGTGACGCCGGATCGTTTCGGCATCTATGGCCTGGTGGTCAGCCGGCAATGGCTGACCCGGGCCGGCGCCGCCGATGACCTACTGGCGGCGGACCCCGAGCGCCTGATGCGCCTGCAGCTGCCCGACCATACCCGGCAGGCGGACCGGCTTTTTAATCGAGCGCCTGCTGGGCACGCAGCGCGAGCAGCTGTCGGTCAAGGTCCATCAGGACATCCTGAGCCTGGCGCTTGCCGAGATCCTGCGCGAGGAAACGCCCAATACCGAGATGCCGCCCAGCTATGGCCACCGCAAGCAGGTGGTGGATCGCATCAAGGCGCATCTGAACGCCTGCGAGGCGCCGCCGGTGGCCTTGAGCGAGCTGTGCGAGATCGCCCACGTCAGCCAGCGCACCCTGCAGTACAGCTTCACCAGCATTCTGGGTATCAGCCCCATTCAGTTCCTGCGCCTGACACGGCTCAACCGGGTCCGCCGTCGCCTGAGCGCACCGGATACCGGCACTACGGTCAGCCAGGTAGCCGCCGACTGGGGATTTTATCACCTGGGACAGTTCGCCCAGGACTATCGTCAGCTGTTCGGGGAAGCTCCCTCCGTGACGCTTTACCGCCATGCGGCCTGACGGCCGCCCTGCCCTAAACGCCCGCCGAGGGATAATTCATCGCTCACACAACGAGGCCCCGGCGTTGGCTCACCGGGGCCCGATCTCTGCTGCGTGTGGAAGCTGCCTACCTGAACGCTAGATGCACTCTGAACAGGTGCCATGAAGCGTGAAGCGCCACTGGCCCGCTCAGTAGAACATCGCCTCCAGCGCCGCGCCGGGGTCACCCACGCGCATAAAGGCCTCACCGACAAGAAAACCATGCACGCCACGCTCGCGCATCCGCGCCACGTCCTCGCGGCCATGGATACCCGACTCGGTGATTACCGTCACGCCCTTAGGTATCCGTTCGAGCAGCTCGAAGGTAGTCTCGAGACGGGTCTCGAAGGTGTGCAGGTCGCGGTTGTTGATGCCGACCAGAGTCAGATCCAGCGCCAGCGCCCGCACCAACTCCTTGGCATCGTGCACTTCCACCAGCACATCCATGCCCAGCGCCACGGCCTGGTCATGCAGCGCCTTGAGGCGGGCGTCATCCAGAGCGGCAACGATCAGCAGGATGCAGTCGGCGCCGATGGCCCGGGCCTCGACGACCTGGTAGCCATGGGTGATGAAGTCCTTGCGGATCACCGGCAGCCCACAGGCATCCTGCGCTTCGATCAGGTAATCCTCGTGGCCCTGGAAGAAGTCGGCATCGGTGAGCACCGACAGGCAGGCCGCCCCACCACGCTCGTAGGCGCGGGCGATGTCGGCGGGGCGAAAGTCCTCACGCATGACGCCCTTCGAGGGCGAAGCTTTCTTGACCTCGGCGATCACCGCCGGATCACCGGCAGCGATGCGCGCTTCCAACGCGGCGACGAAGCCCCGCGGCGGCGCCTGGCGAGCGGCGAGATCGTGAAGTTCGTCCTCGCTGACCGCCTGGCGGCGCTCGGCGACTTCCTCGTCCTTGCGCGCCAGGATGCGGGCCAGAATAGTCGGCAGGCGATCTTTAGACGAACGGCCTTGAGACTGAGCGCCTTGAGACGAAGAGCCTGGAGAGTGGGTGCCTGGAGAGTGAGTGCCTTGAGAATGCGTATCTTGCGCTTGAGTCATGTCAGACGTTCCTAGTTTCCAAAGGCCATATTCAAGAGCCGTGCCCAGAGGCCGCAGTCAGACTGCAAAGACTCGGGTGAAATCGGCAAGCTCCTTGAGCTTCTCCGCGGGCAGCTTCGAGGCCTGAGAGTCCTGGGCCATCAGGACGCCTTCCTTGAGGGTATCGGCAACACCCGAGGCATACAGAGCGGCACCAGCATTCAGGGCGACGATATCCGCCGCCGGTCCCTCGCCAACCAGCGACTGCTTGACCAGCGCAAGGCTCTCTTCCGCGGTCGACACCTTGAGGGCGCTAAGCGACTGACGCTCGATGCCGAAGTCCTCGGGGGCGATCGTGTACTGGGTGATCTCGCCATCCTTGAGCTCAGCCACATGGGTCGGCGCCGCAAGCGAGATCTCGTCGAGCCCGTCTTCGGCGTGGACCACCAGCACGTGTTCGCTGCCCAGCCGCCTGAGCACCTCGGCCATCAGCGGCAGCAGCTTCGCCGAATAGACGCCCAGCAGCTGATTCGGCGCACTGGCCGGGTTGGTCAGCGGCCCCAGGATATTGAACAGGGTACGCACGCCCATCT
Above is a window of Halomonas sp. I5-271120 DNA encoding:
- a CDS encoding ethanolamine ammonia-lyase subunit EutB; its protein translation is MAKAYHYTLGSQCHRFKNLAEVMAKATPARSGDRLAGVIADSAEERVVAQMALAELPLRTFLEDHLIPYEEDEITRLIIDTHDKEAFAPISHLTVGDFRNWLLSDLATPEMLTRVQAGITPEMAAAVSKLMRNQDLILVAKKCRVTTAFRNTIGLPGRLSTRLQPNHPTDDVTGIAASILDGLLYGNGDAVIGINPATDNVAQSIKLMKLMDEVIRKYQIPTQSCVLTHVTNTLEAIEQGAPVDLVFQSIGGTQATNESFGFNLGVLAEARDAARSLKRGTVGDNVMYFETGQGSALSANAHHGLDQQTCEVRAYAVARHFEPLLVNTVVGFIGPEYLFDGKQIIRAGLEDHFCGKLLGVPMGCDICYTNHADADQNDMDNLLTLLGVAGCTFIMGIPGSDDIMLNYQTTSFHDALYARRALDLSPAPEFERWLSEMAIFDDVAKHSPSAVLPDSFARSLANLPAAGADQ
- a CDS encoding helix-turn-helix domain-containing protein, whose amino-acid sequence is MPPSYGHRKQVVDRIKAHLNACEAPPVALSELCEIAHVSQRTLQYSFTSILGISPIQFLRLTRLNRVRRRLSAPDTGTTVSQVAADWGFYHLGQFAQDYRQLFGEAPSVTLYRHAA
- the trpC gene encoding indole-3-glycerol phosphate synthase TrpC codes for the protein MTQAQDTHSQGTHSPGTHSPGSSSQGAQSQGRSSKDRLPTILARILARKDEEVAERRQAVSEDELHDLAARQAPPRGFVAALEARIAAGDPAVIAEVKKASPSKGVMREDFRPADIARAYERGGAACLSVLTDADFFQGHEDYLIEAQDACGLPVIRKDFITHGYQVVEARAIGADCILLIVAALDDARLKALHDQAVALGMDVLVEVHDAKELVRALALDLTLVGINNRDLHTFETRLETTFELLERIPKGVTVITESGIHGREDVARMRERGVHGFLVGEAFMRVGDPGAALEAMFY
- the trpD gene encoding anthranilate phosphoribosyltransferase; translated protein: MQMREAIDAVMRGQSLSYEQTHSVMHAIMTGEATDAQIGGFLVGLSVKGETAEEISAAAQVMRELMIPVTVHGENVVDIVGTGGDGANLFNISTASSFVVAAAGAHVAKHGNRGVSSSSGSADLFSVAGINLDLAADQVARCIDQVGVGFMFAPHHHTAMRYAVGPRREMGVRTLFNILGPLTNPASAPNQLLGVYSAKLLPLMAEVLRRLGSEHVLVVHAEDGLDEISLAAPTHVAELKDGEITQYTIAPEDFGIERQSLSALKVSTAEESLALVKQSLVGEGPAADIVALNAGAALYASGVADTLKEGVLMAQDSQASKLPAEKLKELADFTRVFAV